The genomic stretch TCTACCACTGAGGACAAAAGCGCCATGTTTGAGCTGATACCCTATCACAAGTTTCGTGACACCCCCAGTGTTCGCTTTTTTGATGTCACAATCCCCAATTCCAACGCCCGCGACCTTGTGTTTCACGAAGGCCCTGCGGTAAGTCCCAACAACGATCCCCAGGGCTACTGGCAGTTTTATCTCCACCCCCATCAAGAAGATAATTTGCTGGCATTGACGGGCGGACGGACGTTTTATCTGGTTAACTTTGCCTGGGAGCATCCATTCCACATTGTGAGATTGGAAG from Synechococcales cyanobacterium T60_A2020_003 encodes the following:
- a CDS encoding redox protein, with product MFELIPYHKFRDTPSVRFFDVTIPNSNARDLVFHEGPAVSPNNDPQGYWQFYLHPHQEDNLLALTGGRTFYLVNFAWEHPFHIVRLEANGDILRIPPGTFHRSVSDPEGSLVLNQAVRSAEATVESEFRVYNSAEIPRLLWATSEAAPRPKVYTNDRLWPQAA